Proteins encoded together in one Stutzerimonas stutzeri window:
- a CDS encoding SIMPL domain-containing protein, whose amino-acid sequence MATARIGFLPAALIAAAVAFAGWSVGQGVERFRMADRTVTVKGLAEMDVKSDFAVWTLGFRRGGDRFAEVQQGLSEDRQRVLDFLREQGFSDEELEVRPLQVQDLLAREWASRDVALRFNGQGQVLVKSERVDAVAKAANAVDPLIQAGVQLDTEVNGFAGPRYQLRGFNELKPQLLEAATGNAREQATRFAEDAGATLGRLKNANQGVIRVIDDDGSDMDSGRTIGKRLRVVSTFEYTLD is encoded by the coding sequence GTGGCTACAGCACGAATCGGATTTCTGCCGGCGGCGTTGATCGCCGCGGCGGTGGCCTTCGCCGGCTGGTCGGTGGGGCAGGGCGTGGAGCGTTTCCGCATGGCCGACCGTACGGTGACGGTCAAGGGACTGGCGGAGATGGACGTGAAGAGCGACTTCGCGGTGTGGACGCTGGGCTTTCGCCGTGGTGGCGATCGGTTCGCCGAGGTGCAACAGGGGCTCAGCGAGGACCGCCAGCGGGTGCTGGACTTCCTCCGCGAGCAGGGCTTCAGCGACGAGGAGCTGGAAGTGCGGCCGTTGCAGGTGCAGGATCTGCTGGCCCGCGAATGGGCGTCGCGCGATGTGGCGCTGCGCTTCAACGGCCAGGGGCAGGTGCTGGTCAAGTCCGAGCGCGTCGATGCCGTGGCCAAGGCAGCCAATGCAGTCGATCCGCTGATCCAGGCCGGCGTGCAGCTGGATACCGAGGTCAATGGCTTCGCCGGGCCGCGCTATCAGCTGCGTGGGTTCAACGAGCTCAAGCCGCAGCTGCTCGAGGCCGCCACCGGCAACGCCCGTGAGCAGGCGACGCGCTTTGCCGAGGATGCCGGCGCCACGCTGGGACGGTTGAAGAACGCCAACCAGGGGGTGATTCGGGTGATCGATGACGATGGCAGTGATATGGACAGTGGCCGGACCATCGGGAAGCGGTTGCGGGTGGTGAGTACGTTTGAGTACACCTTGGATTGA
- a CDS encoding dicarboxylate/amino acid:cation symporter translates to MPSLNLQILIAACLGVAIGWLTGTLPADAPVREGVLYASTLAGSIFIGLLKMVLIPLIFTSIVVGVANLQAHHQVHRVWGGALVYFTLTTSAAMLVALVAANLFKPGAGLSLDLFAEAMNDFEARQLTLPEFFLHFFANLFQNPFAALANGSILAVVVFAMFIGIALVAGGDRYRNILVVLQEFLELMMRIIGWIMRLAPLGILALLIKLVAEQDVALLSAVGGFIVLVFATTLFHGIVVLPGILFLTTGKSPLWFFRGTREALITAFATSSSAATLPISLRCAEDNLKVRPGIAGFVLPLGATMNMDGTALYEAAAALFVANLMGIELSLAQQAVVFFTAMIASTGAPGIPSAGMVTMVMVLQAVGLPAEAVAILLPIDRLLDTVRTAVNVEGDIIGSVVVQRFADRG, encoded by the coding sequence TTGCCCAGCCTGAACCTGCAGATTCTCATCGCGGCCTGCCTGGGTGTGGCCATCGGCTGGCTGACCGGTACGCTGCCGGCCGATGCGCCCGTACGCGAGGGCGTGCTCTATGCCAGCACCCTGGCCGGGAGCATCTTCATCGGCCTGCTGAAGATGGTGCTGATTCCGCTGATCTTCACCTCCATCGTCGTCGGTGTGGCCAACCTGCAGGCGCATCACCAGGTGCATCGGGTGTGGGGCGGCGCGCTGGTCTACTTCACCCTCACCACCAGTGCGGCGATGCTGGTGGCGCTGGTCGCGGCGAACCTGTTCAAGCCGGGCGCGGGGCTGTCGCTGGACCTGTTCGCCGAGGCGATGAACGACTTCGAGGCGCGCCAGCTGACGCTGCCCGAGTTCTTCCTGCACTTCTTCGCCAACCTGTTCCAGAATCCCTTCGCCGCGCTGGCCAACGGCAGCATCCTGGCCGTCGTGGTGTTCGCCATGTTCATCGGCATCGCCCTGGTGGCCGGGGGCGACCGCTACCGCAATATCCTCGTGGTGCTGCAGGAATTTCTCGAGCTGATGATGCGTATCATCGGCTGGATCATGCGCCTGGCGCCGCTGGGCATCCTCGCCCTGCTGATCAAGCTGGTGGCCGAGCAGGATGTGGCGCTGCTCAGTGCGGTGGGCGGCTTTATCGTGCTGGTGTTCGCCACCACGCTGTTCCACGGCATCGTGGTGCTGCCGGGCATTCTCTTTCTCACGACCGGCAAGTCGCCGCTGTGGTTCTTCCGCGGCACCCGCGAGGCGCTGATCACGGCGTTCGCCACCAGCTCCAGCGCGGCGACGTTGCCGATCTCCCTGCGCTGCGCGGAGGACAACCTCAAGGTGCGACCCGGCATCGCCGGCTTCGTGCTGCCGCTGGGCGCAACCATGAACATGGACGGCACCGCACTCTACGAAGCGGCGGCTGCGCTGTTCGTCGCCAATCTGATGGGTATCGAGCTGAGCTTGGCGCAACAGGCGGTGGTGTTCTTCACCGCGATGATCGCCTCGACCGGCGCGCCGGGAATTCCCAGCGCCGGCATGGTGACCATGGTGATGGTGTTGCAGGCGGTCGGCCTGCCGGCCGAGGCCGTGGCGATCCTGCTGCCGATCGACCGCCTGCTGGATACCGTGCGCACGGCGGTCAACGTCGAGGGCGACATCATTGGCAGTGTGGTGGTGCAGCGTTTCGCCGACCGCGGCTAG
- a CDS encoding DUF3079 domain-containing protein — protein sequence MAKKFPLEPSHPERVCWGCDRYCPATSMACGNGAGRTQHPAEMFGEDWYLDECWGIDPELIAKTRKESSS from the coding sequence ATGGCCAAGAAATTTCCCCTCGAACCATCCCACCCCGAACGTGTGTGCTGGGGTTGCGACCGCTATTGCCCGGCAACTTCGATGGCCTGTGGCAACGGCGCGGGCCGCACCCAGCATCCGGCGGAAATGTTCGGTGAGGACTGGTATCTGGACGAATGCTGGGGCATCGACCCGGAGCTGATCGCCAAGACCCGCAAGGAGTCGTCGTCCTGA
- a CDS encoding ABC transporter permease produces MDMDLLTNIFYAMIRTGTPLLLVALGELVCEKTGVLNLGQEGMMLFGAVIGFIVAFASGNLWLGVLFACLAGVLLSLLFAMVALGFNANQVATGLALTIFGVGLSSFVGASWVGKPLAGFEPIAIPLLSEIPVIGRMLFAQDLLVYLSFALFALVAWVLLKSRIGLIIQAVGENPNAASAMGLPVLRVRTLAVMFGGAMAGLAGGYMSLAYTPMWAENMTAGRGWIALALVVFASWRVSRVLLGAYLFGLASILHLVAQGLGLAIPGNLLAMLPYVATILVLVLLSRDAIRTRLYAPVSLGQPWQPGH; encoded by the coding sequence CTGGTGTGCGAAAAGACCGGCGTACTCAACCTCGGCCAGGAGGGCATGATGCTGTTCGGCGCGGTGATCGGCTTCATCGTCGCCTTCGCCAGCGGCAACCTCTGGCTCGGCGTGCTGTTCGCCTGCCTGGCCGGTGTGCTGCTCTCGCTGCTATTCGCCATGGTGGCGCTGGGCTTCAACGCCAATCAGGTTGCCACCGGTCTGGCACTGACCATCTTCGGCGTCGGCCTGTCGTCCTTCGTCGGCGCCAGCTGGGTCGGCAAGCCGCTGGCCGGCTTCGAGCCGATCGCCATTCCGCTGCTCAGCGAGATCCCCGTGATCGGCCGCATGCTGTTCGCCCAGGACCTGCTGGTGTACCTGTCCTTCGCACTGTTCGCCCTGGTGGCCTGGGTGCTGCTGAAAAGCCGCATCGGCCTGATCATCCAGGCCGTCGGCGAAAACCCCAACGCCGCCAGCGCCATGGGCCTGCCGGTGCTGCGCGTGCGCACCCTGGCGGTAATGTTCGGCGGCGCCATGGCCGGGCTTGCCGGCGGCTACATGTCGCTGGCGTACACGCCGATGTGGGCGGAAAACATGACCGCCGGCCGCGGCTGGATCGCCCTGGCCCTGGTGGTGTTCGCCAGCTGGCGGGTGAGCCGCGTCCTGCTCGGCGCCTACCTGTTCGGCCTGGCCAGCATCCTCCATCTGGTGGCCCAGGGTCTCGGCCTGGCGATCCCCGGCAACCTGCTGGCGATGCTGCCGTATGTGGCGACCATTCTGGTGCTGGTGCTGCTGTCGCGGGATGCGATCCGTACGCGGTTGTACGCGCCGGTGTCGTTGGGGCAGCCATGGCAGCCGGGGCATTGA